One window from the genome of Methylomarinovum caldicuralii encodes:
- a CDS encoding glycosyltransferase family 2 protein — MSPIDFSVVIAVHNGERTLKRAIDSILAQTLPPREVIVVDDGSTDASAEIAAGYGAPVRVLRQQNRGAAAARNAGVAAARGNWIAFLDADDYYYPRRLELAAEAVRRFPDADFVTADFDYRDEGGNLLRRSLESTVLGARLLQENSPFVLMESRDFGVFIEDHFGDTHTLTLPRETFLRLGGYPEGFAVCEDVHFLIRLCLASQHAAVVAQPVAAYVIHPNSATRSDSLRAQRQTVAAWRSLKPLLAQASAPLRAGYRRGLARARYNLAVALLRAGSRWEAVQAVLPLLHEAPSLNSLRILASVVKG, encoded by the coding sequence ATGAGCCCGATCGATTTCTCCGTCGTCATCGCCGTCCACAATGGGGAGCGGACCCTGAAACGGGCCATCGATTCCATCCTCGCTCAGACCCTGCCGCCCCGGGAGGTCATCGTAGTCGATGACGGCTCCACCGACGCCAGCGCCGAAATCGCCGCTGGCTACGGGGCGCCGGTTCGGGTGCTGCGCCAGCAAAACCGGGGGGCGGCAGCGGCCCGCAACGCCGGGGTGGCGGCAGCCCGGGGAAACTGGATCGCCTTCCTCGATGCCGATGATTATTACTATCCCCGGCGTTTGGAGCTCGCCGCCGAGGCCGTCCGGCGTTTTCCGGATGCGGATTTCGTCACCGCCGATTTCGATTACCGCGACGAGGGCGGCAATCTGCTGCGCCGTTCCCTGGAATCCACCGTCCTGGGAGCGCGCCTGCTGCAGGAGAACAGCCCCTTCGTACTCATGGAATCCCGGGACTTCGGCGTTTTCATCGAGGATCATTTCGGTGATACCCACACCCTGACCCTGCCGCGGGAGACCTTCCTGCGGCTGGGCGGCTATCCTGAAGGCTTTGCGGTTTGTGAGGATGTGCATTTCCTCATCCGTCTGTGTCTGGCCAGCCAGCATGCAGCGGTGGTCGCCCAACCGGTGGCCGCCTACGTGATCCATCCGAACAGTGCCACCCGCAGCGATTCCCTCAGGGCCCAGCGCCAGACGGTGGCCGCGTGGCGGTCGCTGAAGCCGTTGCTGGCGCAGGCGTCCGCCCCCCTGCGGGCCGGCTACCGCCGGGGTCTGGCCCGCGCCCGCTACAATCTGGCGGTGGCTCTGTTGCGTGCCGGCAGCCGCTGGGAGGCGGTGCAGGCGGTCCTGCCGCTGCTGCACGAAGCGCCCTCCCTCAACAGCCTCAGAATCCTGGCATCGGTGGTGAAAGGATGA
- a CDS encoding sulfotransferase: MFWEKVYKTAAFYQAKALAGLRGLRFDLAVPQLGPPVFVVGCSRAGTTLVYKTLSEAAALGSLQKETHDFWAGLHPPAERGWDSHAIPPEAACAGDCRQVASLFYTRTGKRRFVDKNNQNGLSIPYLQRLFPDAFFVYVKRNPGDNIHSLMEGWRRAETFATWSRDLPAEVRIDGGRFRRWCFFLPPGWRNYLEAPLEEVCAFQYREMNAAILAARDQVAPERWCEIAYESILENPVEAFAEVFRRCQVPFDRHLEDHCRSVLQKPYNAFSRVGLDKWKGGANRDRIERVLPQVQEVAERMGYS; the protein is encoded by the coding sequence GTGTTTTGGGAAAAAGTGTATAAGACAGCGGCATTTTATCAAGCCAAGGCGCTCGCAGGTCTGAGGGGCCTGCGGTTCGACCTGGCGGTACCGCAGCTGGGACCGCCGGTGTTCGTGGTCGGCTGCAGCCGGGCCGGCACCACGCTGGTCTACAAGACCCTGTCGGAGGCCGCCGCCCTGGGCTCGCTCCAGAAGGAGACCCACGATTTCTGGGCTGGCCTCCATCCTCCGGCCGAGCGCGGCTGGGACAGCCATGCGATTCCGCCGGAAGCCGCCTGCGCCGGGGACTGTCGCCAGGTCGCCAGTCTGTTTTATACCCGCACCGGCAAGCGCCGCTTCGTCGACAAGAACAACCAGAACGGCCTTTCCATCCCCTATCTGCAGCGTCTGTTTCCCGATGCTTTCTTCGTCTATGTCAAACGCAATCCCGGTGACAACATCCATTCCCTGATGGAAGGCTGGCGGCGGGCGGAAACCTTCGCCACCTGGTCGCGGGACCTGCCGGCGGAAGTGCGCATCGACGGAGGGCGGTTCCGGCGCTGGTGTTTCTTTCTGCCCCCGGGATGGCGGAATTATCTGGAGGCCCCTTTGGAGGAGGTCTGCGCCTTTCAGTACCGGGAGATGAACGCCGCTATCCTGGCGGCCCGGGACCAGGTGGCTCCGGAACGCTGGTGCGAAATCGCCTACGAGTCCATTCTCGAGAATCCGGTGGAGGCTTTCGCGGAGGTATTCCGCCGCTGTCAGGTTCCCTTCGACCGCCATCTTGAAGATCACTGCCGCAGCGTGCTGCAGAAACCTTACAACGCATTCTCCAGGGTGGGCTTGGACAAGTGGAAGGGCGGCGCCAACCGGGACAGGATCGAGCGCGTCCTGCCGCAAGTGCAGGAAGTGGCTGAACGGATGGGTTATTCATGA
- a CDS encoding glycosyltransferase family 4 protein, whose protein sequence is MKRIKVCYLSESSGDWGGASRVLFTNLRHLDRQHFEPLVLLPGEGPIMPELQRWGVAYRFWSGFTEPGNPLAYLKSLLSFYRFLKRERIAIVHANHTFWRPAEILAARLARVPVVTHYHVVMKQPGPFVGLSSLIIANSAYTASVSGPPQVPKKVIHNPTDLQRFDRGRSIRRELGIGDGETVIAFLGQMKQIKGVDLFLDMSRRLSGRRPNLKFLLAGRCQSGSGAYSEEALQAEIGGHPDIRYLGRLDDPENLYHSADIIVMPSRWDEPFGLIAIEAGACRKPIVATRVGGIPEIIEDGVTGFLVERDDLEALVSRVQQLIDDPGLRQRMGEAGMRKVEREFTDKPVRELESAYRELLQA, encoded by the coding sequence ATGAAGCGAATAAAAGTCTGTTATCTCTCGGAGAGTTCCGGTGACTGGGGCGGCGCCAGCCGGGTCTTGTTCACCAATCTGAGGCATCTTGACCGGCAGCATTTCGAGCCTTTGGTGCTGCTTCCCGGTGAAGGTCCCATCATGCCGGAGCTGCAGCGTTGGGGAGTGGCTTATCGCTTCTGGTCCGGTTTTACCGAACCCGGAAATCCGCTCGCCTATCTGAAAAGCCTGTTGTCCTTCTATCGCTTTCTAAAGCGCGAGCGCATCGCCATCGTCCATGCCAACCATACGTTTTGGCGTCCTGCCGAGATTCTGGCCGCCCGTCTGGCCCGGGTGCCCGTCGTCACCCACTATCATGTGGTGATGAAGCAGCCCGGCCCCTTTGTCGGCCTTTCTAGCCTGATCATCGCCAATTCCGCCTATACCGCCTCGGTCTCCGGGCCGCCGCAGGTGCCCAAGAAGGTGATTCACAATCCCACCGATTTGCAGCGGTTCGACCGCGGCCGTTCGATCCGCCGGGAGTTGGGGATCGGCGACGGGGAAACGGTGATTGCGTTTCTAGGCCAGATGAAGCAAATCAAGGGGGTTGACCTGTTCCTCGACATGTCCAGAAGGCTCAGCGGCCGGCGCCCCAATCTGAAGTTTCTGTTGGCGGGCCGGTGTCAGAGCGGATCCGGTGCGTACAGCGAGGAGGCGCTGCAGGCGGAAATCGGCGGCCACCCCGACATCCGCTACTTGGGCCGGCTGGACGATCCGGAGAACCTTTATCACAGCGCCGACATCATCGTCATGCCCTCGCGCTGGGACGAACCCTTCGGCCTGATCGCGATCGAGGCCGGCGCCTGCCGCAAACCCATCGTGGCAACCCGGGTTGGAGGGATTCCTGAGATCATCGAGGACGGCGTCACCGGCTTTTTGGTGGAACGGGACGATCTGGAAGCACTGGTGTCACGGGTGCAACAATTGATCGATGACCCCGGATTGCGGCAGCGCATGGGGGAGGCGGGAATGCGTAAGGTGGAACGCGAATTCACCGACAAGCCGGTGCGGGAACTGGAATCTGCCTATCGGGAGCTGTTGCAGGCTTGA
- a CDS encoding putative O-glycosylation ligase, exosortase A system-associated — MGIPLRDVFVTVVVFYSLPFILRRPEIGILMWAWLGYMNPHKLSWQFAHDFPFAQIVALTTMFSLLISREPKRIPWTRETILLIIFNIWMFITTLFAMYPELAWGQWNKVWKIQLMTFVSMMIMTNRWRIQTWVWVIALSLGFYGFKGGVFTVLTGGAYAVYGPEGTFIGGNNEIGLALIMTVPLLRYCQLTTDHFWAKRLLLIGMILCVIAIVGTQSRGAFLGVAVMLMFLLRNSRHKWTLLIVMGLALPVIYTFMPESWHERMSTIKTYQQDGSAMGRINAWWMAFNLAKDRILGGGFECFRAPTFAMYAPDPRDVHDAHSIYFEVLGEQGFIGLALFLAIGYSAWRSCKWIMRQTKNWEDLRWVHDLGAMLQVSLVGYAVSGAFLGMAYFDLYYNLIALIVLAKEIAGKALKEQEAATEKKPPAALSFVVRPVRSGAARTTGPTSSGSRS, encoded by the coding sequence ATGGGTATCCCGCTCCGCGATGTTTTCGTCACTGTGGTGGTTTTCTATTCCCTGCCGTTCATCCTCAGGCGGCCGGAGATCGGCATCCTGATGTGGGCCTGGCTTGGCTACATGAACCCCCACAAACTGTCGTGGCAGTTCGCTCACGATTTTCCCTTCGCCCAGATCGTGGCCCTGACCACCATGTTTTCCCTGTTGATTTCCCGGGAGCCGAAGAGGATTCCTTGGACACGGGAAACCATCCTGTTGATCATCTTCAACATCTGGATGTTCATCACCACCCTGTTTGCCATGTATCCGGAGTTGGCCTGGGGGCAGTGGAACAAGGTGTGGAAAATCCAGCTGATGACCTTCGTCAGCATGATGATCATGACCAACCGCTGGCGCATTCAGACCTGGGTCTGGGTGATCGCCCTGTCGCTCGGGTTTTACGGCTTCAAGGGCGGGGTGTTCACGGTGCTGACGGGCGGTGCCTATGCGGTTTACGGGCCGGAAGGCACCTTCATCGGCGGCAACAACGAAATCGGTTTGGCCCTGATCATGACGGTGCCCCTGCTGCGTTACTGCCAGCTGACGACCGACCACTTTTGGGCCAAACGGCTGCTGCTGATCGGCATGATTCTCTGTGTCATCGCCATCGTCGGAACCCAGTCCCGCGGCGCTTTCTTGGGAGTGGCGGTGATGTTGATGTTCCTGCTGCGCAACAGCCGGCACAAGTGGACCCTATTGATCGTCATGGGACTGGCGTTGCCTGTTATCTATACTTTCATGCCCGAGTCCTGGCACGAACGCATGTCCACCATCAAGACCTATCAGCAAGATGGTTCCGCCATGGGGCGGATCAATGCCTGGTGGATGGCCTTCAATCTGGCCAAGGACAGGATATTGGGCGGTGGCTTCGAATGCTTCAGGGCCCCCACGTTTGCCATGTATGCCCCCGACCCTAGAGACGTTCATGACGCCCATAGCATCTATTTCGAGGTGCTGGGAGAGCAAGGCTTCATCGGCCTGGCTCTGTTTTTGGCCATCGGTTACAGCGCTTGGCGCAGCTGCAAATGGATCATGCGGCAGACAAAAAACTGGGAGGATCTGCGCTGGGTGCACGATCTGGGGGCTATGCTCCAAGTCAGCCTGGTGGGCTATGCCGTTTCCGGGGCTTTCCTGGGAATGGCCTATTTTGACCTGTACTATAATCTGATCGCGCTGATCGTGCTGGCCAAGGAAATCGCTGGCAAAGCCCTGAAGGAGCAAGAAGCGGCGACGGAGAAAAAACCGCCTGCTGCGCTCTCGTTCGTGGTGCGTCCGGTCAGGAGCGGTGCCGCTCGGACCACTGGGCCCACATCATCAGGATCCAGATCATGA
- a CDS encoding asparagine synthetase B family protein, translated as MYDYAGWFGRHPDKHSPKDLLGAMLEPTAGSHVAPHVALAATSACLHGGEPIACLLSGRPRWQDAALVETAAREGNAVLFSRLWRKEGLEAFRHLGGGFAVAAWDRERQTGLLAVDRMGIHPLTYAEVPGGIVFAGDLQRLRRHPEISGEIDPQALFAYLYFHMIPAPLSVYRGVCKMLPGQYLLWGPSGTEQGFHWQPDFREDPRPEAELARDLRDRLRKGVAENLEQPEKTGAFLSGGLDSSTVTGLFSQLAPKEAAAFSIGFSAEGYDEMEYARASARHFGVPLHEYYVTPKDVTEAVPEIAAFYDEPFGNASAVPTYYCARLAREHGRTCLLAGDGGDELFAGNARYAKQKLFAYYDRIPPALRHILIEPLAALTAGVPLPGKLKSYVDQARIPMPMRMETYNFLHRTSLGDIFEAEFLAAVDTGWPIAHLREVYHRPQTSMLKRMLWLDWKITLADNDLRKVNRMCALADVDVRYPMLGDEVVALAARVPDCLLMRGLELRSFYRRAFRDFLAPETLKKSKHGFGLPFGLWLKTDTGLRDLAYDSLGSVHLRGIVRPDYLERLKQAHEQEHASYYGVMIWILMMWAQWSERHRS; from the coding sequence ATGTACGACTACGCCGGCTGGTTCGGGCGTCACCCTGACAAGCATAGCCCAAAAGACCTGCTCGGTGCCATGCTGGAACCCACCGCCGGATCACACGTGGCCCCCCATGTCGCCTTGGCCGCCACCAGCGCCTGCCTGCACGGGGGTGAACCGATCGCCTGTCTGCTCAGCGGCCGGCCCCGCTGGCAGGATGCCGCATTGGTGGAAACGGCGGCCCGGGAAGGCAATGCGGTGCTCTTTTCTCGCCTCTGGCGGAAAGAAGGTCTGGAGGCCTTCAGGCACTTGGGGGGAGGTTTCGCCGTCGCCGCCTGGGACCGGGAAAGACAGACGGGACTGCTGGCCGTCGACCGCATGGGGATACACCCCCTCACCTACGCCGAGGTTCCGGGGGGAATCGTGTTCGCGGGCGATCTTCAGCGCCTTCGCCGCCATCCGGAAATCTCCGGGGAGATCGACCCCCAGGCGCTGTTCGCCTATCTCTATTTCCACATGATTCCGGCTCCCTTGTCGGTTTACCGGGGCGTTTGCAAGATGCTGCCGGGTCAGTACCTCCTCTGGGGGCCTTCCGGCACCGAACAGGGATTCCACTGGCAGCCCGACTTCCGCGAGGATCCCAGACCGGAGGCCGAACTCGCCAGAGATCTCCGTGATCGTCTCCGGAAGGGAGTGGCGGAGAACCTGGAACAGCCGGAAAAAACCGGCGCGTTCCTTAGCGGCGGCCTCGATAGCAGTACCGTCACCGGCCTGTTCTCGCAGCTGGCCCCGAAGGAGGCGGCCGCCTTCTCCATCGGCTTTTCCGCCGAGGGCTACGACGAGATGGAATACGCCCGGGCCAGCGCCCGCCATTTCGGAGTGCCCTTGCACGAATATTACGTCACCCCCAAAGACGTGACCGAGGCCGTCCCTGAAATCGCTGCTTTCTACGACGAACCCTTCGGCAACGCCTCGGCGGTACCGACCTATTATTGCGCCCGCCTGGCCCGGGAACACGGCAGAACCTGCCTGCTGGCGGGTGACGGCGGTGACGAGTTGTTCGCCGGCAATGCGCGCTACGCCAAGCAGAAGCTGTTTGCCTATTACGACCGCATCCCACCGGCGCTGCGTCACATCCTGATTGAGCCTCTGGCGGCCCTGACCGCCGGAGTGCCGCTGCCGGGCAAGCTCAAAAGCTACGTGGACCAGGCCCGCATTCCCATGCCGATGCGCATGGAGACCTACAACTTCCTCCACCGCACTTCCCTGGGCGATATTTTCGAAGCGGAGTTCCTGGCTGCCGTCGATACCGGCTGGCCCATTGCCCACCTGCGGGAGGTTTATCACAGGCCGCAGACCTCCATGCTCAAACGGATGTTGTGGCTGGACTGGAAGATCACCCTGGCGGATAACGACCTGCGCAAGGTGAACCGGATGTGCGCCCTGGCAGATGTGGATGTGCGCTATCCGATGCTCGGGGACGAGGTGGTGGCGCTGGCCGCCCGGGTCCCGGATTGCCTGCTGATGCGGGGGCTGGAACTGCGTTCCTTCTACCGCCGTGCCTTCCGTGATTTTCTGGCGCCGGAAACCCTGAAGAAATCCAAGCACGGCTTCGGCCTGCCGTTCGGCCTGTGGCTCAAAACCGATACCGGCCTGCGGGACCTGGCTTATGACAGCCTGGGCAGCGTCCATCTGCGGGGCATCGTCCGCCCGGACTATCTGGAACGGTTGAAGCAGGCCCACGAGCAGGAGCATGCATCCTACTACGGGGTCATGATCTGGATCCTGATGATGTGGGCCCAGTGGTCCGAGCGGCACCGCTCCTGA
- a CDS encoding glycosyltransferase family 4 protein: protein MSKNGLLVITELFLPTKGGTAVWFDEVYRRLGGKEIHIVTARVPDCETHDRDHPNTVHRLRLQRHWWLRPESLAMYAKFLARSLAVTLRHPIAAVHAGRVLPEGLVGLIVARLCGKPLVVYAHGEEITGWRQPAKFRAMVFTYRHADTVIANSDFTRRELLKIGVPEQRIVKISPGVDVARFRPGLPTRDLFQRLNIPPDTPLILSVGRLSPRKGFDQVIRALPRVLERIPAAHYAVIGIGGDEARLKNLAQECRVSERVHFLGHVFMAELPRWYNACSVFAMPNREINGDNEGFGMVFLEAGACGRPSLAGIAGGTGDAVAEGITGLRVDGSSVAAVAEGLVLLLTRPPRADISEYIRSRHSWEQVADRTRKLPQVQSR from the coding sequence ATGAGCAAAAACGGTCTTTTGGTGATCACGGAACTGTTCCTGCCCACCAAGGGAGGGACGGCGGTCTGGTTCGACGAGGTCTACCGCCGTCTCGGCGGCAAGGAGATCCACATCGTCACCGCCCGGGTGCCTGATTGTGAGACCCACGACCGCGACCATCCCAACACGGTCCACCGCCTGCGGCTGCAACGCCACTGGTGGCTCAGGCCCGAATCCCTGGCCATGTATGCCAAATTCCTGGCCAGATCCCTGGCCGTCACGCTGCGCCACCCCATCGCCGCGGTCCACGCCGGCAGAGTGCTGCCGGAAGGACTGGTGGGCCTGATCGTGGCCCGCCTGTGCGGCAAACCCTTGGTGGTCTATGCCCACGGCGAGGAGATCACCGGCTGGCGCCAGCCGGCGAAGTTCCGGGCCATGGTCTTTACCTACCGCCATGCCGACACCGTGATCGCCAACAGCGATTTCACCCGGCGCGAGTTGCTGAAGATCGGGGTGCCGGAACAGCGTATCGTGAAAATCTCCCCCGGGGTGGATGTGGCGCGCTTCCGTCCCGGGCTGCCGACCCGGGATCTGTTCCAGCGCCTGAACATCCCGCCGGACACGCCCCTGATCCTTTCCGTGGGCAGACTGTCGCCCCGCAAGGGTTTCGATCAGGTGATCCGGGCTTTGCCCCGCGTGTTGGAGCGGATTCCCGCAGCGCATTACGCCGTCATCGGCATCGGCGGGGACGAGGCCCGGCTCAAAAACCTGGCCCAGGAGTGCCGGGTAAGCGAACGGGTTCATTTCCTCGGCCATGTGTTCATGGCGGAACTGCCGCGCTGGTACAACGCCTGCTCGGTCTTCGCCATGCCCAACCGGGAGATCAATGGCGACAACGAGGGCTTCGGCATGGTGTTTCTGGAGGCGGGTGCCTGCGGCAGGCCCTCCCTGGCCGGTATTGCCGGCGGCACCGGGGATGCGGTGGCCGAGGGAATCACCGGTCTGCGGGTGGACGGAAGCTCGGTCGCCGCCGTCGCCGAAGGCCTGGTCCTGCTGCTGACCCGCCCGCCCCGCGCCGACATCAGCGAATACATCCGCAGCCGCCACAGTTGGGAACAGGTGGCGGACCGGACCCGAAAACTGCCGCAGGTTCAGTCGAGATAG